CAGTCGAGCGAAACTGGCCCGACAGTCGCCAAAAACTGTCGCAGGACCACCCGTACGCTACAACCCCCGGTGGTCAGGTTCCGAGAGCACGGTCCCGGTACGTCTCTAATTATCGTACGCTGGACGGAACCTGAACAAAGAGTTAGTAGCTTCCTTTTAGTCCTCGCCCGGTGAATCGGAAAGGTACGTAAAGCCGGGTTGCAAGAGAAAGTGGGCTACTAGCTCGAGGGAACGGTATTCCGGACGCTCTCGAGGATCGAAAATAGGAAgtcttccgtccagccgccactccctccgcaCCTTTAATTTTGCGCACGAGCTCACACCGCCATCTTGTGAAGCAGCGATCGCCCACTGGCAAGCCGCCGGTAACTCGACGCTACGGAGACACCGACGTCACCAGCACGGTCGAACGAATCGTCATCGATCCCGTAGGACAGTTCAGCGTCTTCGGCACCCCGCTGGAAAGTTCCCCATTTTCGGCACATAGCCGGAAAAGTCGGCGTCTTCGGCACCCCGCCGGAAAACCATCCGTCTTCGGCACCCCGCCGGAAAGCATTCGGTCTTCGGCACCCGCCGGAATCCCGCCATCGCTACGAAAATCCTGTGCAGGTACGTGGAAACATTATAATCATGGCCATGAATAGTTTCCCAGGTTAGCATAAGCCCATTTAGTTTTCCGTCCAACCCGAATAAAGTACTTATAAATAAAAGTTGAATTAGAAGATATTGATGCCAATTGAGTTTATTTGTAGCATTTCCGTTTTAGAACACACTGTTCTAGTGCGTTTCAGTCATTCCGTTGGTAGATTGGTTATTTCAGACTTCAATTCCTCTTCGGTCAGTGAATATTGGGTTGAGCGAGCTTAGTTAGTACGAGGAGCAATAAGGGATAAGCAGAGCGAGTTTGGGTTTCCGTTGGTTTGGCAAGTGGTTTGGAAGATTCAGCCAGCAACCGTTCGAGGATTTCCCCTGAGGTATTATCTCAAGAAAGTCGAGCAAATCAACAGACTGGTGGTCTCTCACACGTGAGAGTGGCGGTACAAGCCACCAAAGTTATCGAAAACCTCATACGATTTTGCGAACGGTTacagaatgcagcatgggcgagatagctgcaacaccgcatgagggcgaacgaggcacgatataaacgggcgcggaacagacaaaactcgattttccggagaaaaaagcgccagcagggaagatcgagaccgtggagAGACGGAGcgactgtaccgcgctaataacacacaaaagttctatgagaagttgaaccgttcacgtaagggccacgtgccacagcctgatatgtgtaaggacataaacgggaaccttcttacgaacgagcgtgaggtgatccaaagatagcggcagcactacgaagaacacctgaatggcgatgtggcagacgaaggtggcggtatggtgttggacctgggagaacgcgcgcaggacataattttaccggctccggatctccaggaaatccaggaggagattggccggctgaagaacaacaaagcccctggggttgaccaactaccaggagagctatttaaacacggtggtgaggcactggctagagctcTGCACTGgttcattaccaagatttgggaggaggaggttttgccgcaggagtggatggtgtcgtgtgtcccatctacaaaatggACGATacgctggattgtagcaactaccgcgcaatcacattacgcctacaaggtactctcccaaattatatgccgtcgactagcaccaattgcaaggaagttcgtggggcagtaccaggcgggttttatgggcgaacgctgcaccacggaccaggtgttcgccattcaccaagttctgcagaaatgccgcgaatacaacgtgcccacacatcatctattcatcgatttcaaagccGCAAATGATACAAtctatcgggaccagctatggcagctaatgcacgaacacggatttccggataaactgacacggttgatcaaagcgacgatggatcgggtgatgtgcgtatttcgagtttcaggggcattctcgagtcccttcgaaacgcgcagagggttacggcaaggtgatgggcTTTCATGTCTGCTTCAACATCGCATTGGAATGGGTAATACGAAGGTAGGGATTAACAccagtggtacaattttcaataggtccgtccagctatttggcttcgccgacgacagaTATTACACATTCGACCTATTTCTAAATTACTCGagggtcgatttttttttaaattagtggAAAATGATCAGTCTGCTGTGCCGAAGATATGTGCAAAATTTCATCCCAATTAAAGACGATCATGTTAAAATTTCGTTATTTATGTGTCATTCTGCGTGGAATGCGTCATGTGCGATTGTCCGGGCAGGCGCAGGTGCGCATGTTACTGCGTTTGTTTCGACTTTATCGATTACACATAATGCGCAGAGTAGATAAGGTGTCGTATCCCTAATCATAATTATACCTCCCTAATTTTCTCCACAAAAGCAATAAAAACTTCTGCAATTCAGACTGTCTTAAGTGCTTAGTTAAACTGATTCATATGATAATTTAAAGGTTATTCGAATGCCATGTGTTTAGATCTAAACGGACTGCTTATATTTGAAGAACCCACACAATAATTGAAAtgtttttataaaattaaatttagatAGGTACTCAAGAAACGCTACTACGCGTTAACATGGAGCGCTCAATCGAATCGTTTTATTGTACCGGCACTTCAtaaaagtacaaaaaaaaagttagatgaCGAAAAACAAATGCTACTGACTATGCTATGTACGAAAAGCACTAAAACAAACAAACCCCAAAGGTGCCAGAAGCAGTTGAGTAAACAAAACGAAGTATCTACGTCGATCGAAATAATTTGCGAAGACCAGGTCGAATTTCGTAGTTGATATCAGTTGAGATTGATTCGGAAGATGAACTACTTGTCGCTTCTATTGATAGTAACGTTGGCCACATCAGCTACCGAAGGTAGATTTCAAAACGCAATAAATTGTATCGTTCTGACTGAGCAGTTCCTCAATTTCAGCTGATGATTCCACAACTATTCCCTCGGACATTGAAAAGCTATTCAACGAAACTACTCTACCATGTACGCCACATGAAGTAGTTAATCATGTAAGTGAatgataaatttttaatttaacaaCTTGTTCACCATATTTTCCTATTACAGGCGTGCTACTTTTGCAAGTGCAACTTCCACGGCAATCGCCAGCACTGTATCTACACGTGTGATCCGACAACCGGGCGCTCTGTGCTTCCTGGCTCGAAAATATGTACCGaaaatgataaattcagatCAGGGTGCAAACGATGCCGTTGCAGCAAGGGGCAACTGTTCTTCAATTGCTTTATGGCAGACCGATGCCGACAATTTTCCTAAACAATTTCATTTTATGTGTACAAGTTGTCTAAATAAGTTAATGTACTTACATCATTGAACCGCAAATCGAGTGCAATTAATTTCGGGTAGGAAATCAACGATGACAATGCTTCCAGCGTTCGAATTTTGTTGTTGCGCAGACGAAGAATCAAGCAGGCAACCCCAAACTTCCGTGCAGCTAAAGTGAGAATCGACGACAGCGTGCGGGTGCTCTTGACGCTGAAAtctacgaacttaattcggtcCAAATGCTGTTGGAAGTTACACAAATCAAGACATCGATCATTAAATCGATCCTGAAGTGCAAAGTTCAATTTCTCCTCCACCACGACCTGTCCGTCTTTGAATTCCGCCATATCCATTTTGAGTACAATAGAAATGTATTCGTTGCTGCTCTTGATTTTGACCGCCAGCTTGGACTGCACCAAATGTGCTAGAGCTTCGTAGCAATTGATGACGAAAAACTCGTCCTGCTTGGAGTAGGTTTTGTAGTAGCACGGATAAAAGTCGTAGCTATCCAACATGGTGAAAAGGTTGTCCAAAATTTCGCCTTTATCGTAGCGACCATCGTGCGAAACAATCACCTGATGCCATTTAGTGTTGAATTTGTACTTTTTAAAGTCACTCGCATTGCGAACCACTCCGTTCAAACAGGCAAACACTTCCCCAGCAGTGGATGTGACTTCTACTTCGTCATCGCCACCAACGCGGTTTGCAGCTGCCACTACTTTCTGTTGCTTCCTAGGTTTGGCTCCAAGGAATGTACTGTCCTGAAATATACATAAATGCGATTCGAGTTATTACGTGATTTCGgggtaggggaacagacggctttggcaggttttgttctattattggcaggggggtttttgtcgtccgaattttatgaaatttggccacaatattctttgatatgcaaagaatgtttgggccaaatttgagcataatcagtcataaaaaaaccccctgccaataatagaacaaaacctgccaaagccgtcatcaCCCCTatatagtgaaaaaaaattcaagtaaTTTATGGCAAACAAAAATTAACGTTGACTATATccaattcaatatttttctttccACTAATTATTTTGTTCTAAATAGTCGATTTATCACTCATTTTATCATCAGTCAGACTTTAATAATAGTCGAATATTTTAAATGGTAGAACGCTGtatttacaaataaaaaaatatataaaaggaagaaaatctCTTCAATTTTTTCCCACTCAGcacaaaaatcagaaaaataatacTTACGATTTTTATCATGTTTGGGAAATATTCCTTCAGTACATCCATATACCCAGGAACATCGACAATCCCATTTCCTTCAATATATAGCTCGTTGATGCTGCAACCTTTCAGTGGTCTCAAAGAAGCCGGATGCTTAATCCGGTTGAAACGCAAATCTAGCGTTTGGATGGGTAGATCTTTAATCGCTACTAGTGGTGAAATATGCGCAATACTGTTGTTTGTTAGTTTGATCGCATTGATCTTGGCGCGCACTTCGTCCAATCGATTAATGGAGCTGCAAACCAACTCCAGATGAGCGCGGTTTCCCAAAAATACGCAAAGTTCCTCGAAATCGCCGTGGTTCCGGAAATTATCTAAATTCAACATGTTTGAGAAGCCATACAGCCCGGCATTGTCGCACCGTTCAGCCACTGCCGAAAAGATCTTTCCATTCGGAAATAGCTGTCCCTGCATATACTTGGCAATATTCAATTTGACCGTAAGCTTCAGTGGATCCGACGAGCCCGGCATTggtaatttcaaatttttatcgaACAACTTTACTAGCGCTTTGCTGCACAACCGTACTAAAAAGTAATCGATGTTCGTATGTTGCCGATAGGCCACCGGGTAGAAATCATCCGTGCTGATCACCGTAAACAGTGCTTCCAATATCTCCTCTTTCTGATACTTCCCGTCGTGATGCACCATAATCTGATGCCAAACATCCGCGCGATTCAGTGACGCCCTGTCGTAGGTAGTATTGAAGCAAGTATAAACAAGGGCCTTCTCCGGTTCCAATGTGATATCCATCTCGCCGCTTCGCATTGCCAGCACCTTCCGGTTCATATCATTCGGATTCAACTCCGAGATGGGTGCATCAAGATTGGTATCCATTCGCTCATCTGGTTCCATGTTTTCCATTGTACGAGAGCCGCCAGCTAGGGCCACTGGATTTTTCATCCGACGATTGTTCCGACGGTCAGCTTCCGCCATCGCTCTTACGTCTCGCATCggatcgtcatcgtcgtcgtcgtcgtgatGAAAACCAAGCTGGCGAATATCCGGTTTTTGCTCCAGCTCCTCCATGAAAGTGTTGTATTGATCGTCGAGGCTGGACATCTTTATTGATTTCACTGTAATAAACACTATGTTCACTATTTATTTTCCACCGGTAAATTAAAAGCTACCTTCACCCGACAAAAAGACGCTTAAAATGCTTTTTATGTTTATGACAGTTTGCTACTAATCTCTGTCACCTTGAGGGATCATTCATGAACGATGCACACATCGTTTCGGGGTAGGCAATTGGATTTGTTCGACGAATGTACAATCTCGTCGAAATCTGCACggtaaaattaggtacttttttctaaccgtgtacggTGATTTTGAGGATTTTGACTTTTGCTATACCCCTGCAATATATTGCAATTTGCAACGAAAATTAGCATTGCAGACAACCTGCAAGCAACTTGCACAGGAACGAGCTGTCAAAACGCATGCTGATGTGTCTATTTTAAGCGTGTTATTCATCGGATTTACGTTAGTTTTGGTTCGATGTGTACATCGGGGCAGTGGTgctaaaacgttttttttttttttttggtactgTTATCAAACAATTCCACTTATTTTTGCTTTATTAGTTTCATCATGCTTCTCCAAGAAAAATAAACTCTCTATCACAATATATTAAATGTAGAGTAAAGCCTCATTGTATTTTGCTTAAAATAGCATTGCATATTATTACACCTTTGATTATAATATAATCTTCTTGAATGATAAAATGTACAGCAACACTGTATGCAAGATCCTTTGCAAGTTTGTTGCATCTTCATGCAAAAACACtcagagattgagtgaaattttattgccgtctcttttttttcccacggaaaagttactcaattttcgtaaaaagtggaactactcaaaatttgagtagttccacttttaacgaaaaatgagtaagaattccgtgagaaaaaaacaatttcactcagtctctgagtgttTTGAAACTGGCGTGTATCCCTGGTTTGAtatcaattctcgcttaacttttcaaaaggacctaagtaacatttttttcatgatttaatttgaatagcgtaaACAACaggaaaacatgaaagcttttgattgcagtactcaaattaattcatgaaaaaaatgttacttaggaccttttgaaaagttaagcgagaattaggGTCTCACCCCAGAGGGGGGACATGTtgcaacggattttttttcatacaaggAGAACggaaacaactcaaaattgagtcttTTTCACTCAACTTGACAGCAAAGTGCAaccactcaaaattgagttattCACTAAGTACTGAATTTTGAGTTATTTTAATAAAACTTTGGTTGAGTGATTTTTACTTATAGTCAATGAGTCGACTCTGAGTGAAAATGACTGAAAATCGGGTTATCACGGTACCAAATTTTAGGCGGAATGAGGATTTGTTTCGTATACTAAAATCTATAAATATCATCatgtttataatttttttattcagactatattaaaaatagaaaaacatacaTAGTAATaacattttgattatgaatGACTTTAATGATCCTGCGGAATGTATGCCGTGTCCTCTGCTGTCATGATCAGAAATTTGATGGAAACAACGTTTggaatctgcaaaaaaaaagaaaatttgctGAATTACTCATAAAAAGAGCCATGAAGGAAATTGGAGGTAAatttggctacgccactgaatgCAGGAGACTTTGTGGTTTGAGGTTAGATCCCATCACCGCAAACATTAATTAGCAATAGTTTAACTGGGATATCAGGTATTTACATGAAAAAATTAGTTCTTATAACGTCGTACTTACCTTGCGGGATATGTGATAAAATCAGAGAGGTAGTTTCCGAGGTGATTTCTTGGTGATTGCCGGTAAAATCATTATTCCTTCCTAAAACTGTACACAGAATAAataagtttttgcctttctcgtatactaagtatacggtaaaggctatatgatcgctccaaaaacaaactttttatagaaggcccggagacccatagtgttataaaccaatcgactcagctcgacgaatcgaggtgatgtctgtgtgtgtgtgtgtgtgtgtgtgtgtgtgtgtatgtgtgtgtgtgtgtgtgtgtgcgcaaaactactcaaaaaatgtcactcatttttcgggcacttatcctcaaccgatttgctcgcaacaagttgcattcgacgcagaatcctgtcccattgtttcctatttgaaattggccagatcggactatgggatcagaagttatggccaaaatacaaattcatacgaaaaaatcgcgtaaaatatgtcactcatttttcgggcacttatcctcaaccgatttgctcgcaacaagttgcattcgacgcagaatcctgtcccattgtttcctatttgaaattggtcagatcggactatgggatcagaagttatggccaaaatacaaattcatacgaaaaaatctcgtaaaaaatgtcactcatttttcgggcacttatcctcaaccgatttgctcgcaacaaattgcattcgacgcagaatcctgtctcattgtttcctatttgaaattggtcagatcggactatgggatcagaagttatggccaaaatacaaattcatacgaaaaaatcgcgtaaaaaatgtcactcatttttcgggcacttatcctcaaccgatttgctcgcagcaaattgcattcgacgcagaatcctgtctcattgtttcctatgtgaaattggtcagatcggatcatgggatcagaagttatggccaaaatacaaattcatacgaaaacatcgcgtaaaaaaatgtcactcattttcagggcacttatcctcaaccgatttgctcgcaacaagttgcattcgacgcagaatcctgtcccattgtttcctatttgaaattgaccagatcgaactatgggatcagaagttatggccaaaatacaaattcatacgaaaaaatcgcgtaaaaaatgtcactcatttttcgggcacttagcctcaaccgatttgctcgcaacaaattgcattcgacgcagaatcctgtcccattatttcctatttgaaattggccagatcgaactatgggatcgaaagttatggccaaaatacaaattcatacgaaaaaatcgcgtaaaaaatgtcactcattttccgggcacttatcctcaatcgatttgctcacaacaagttgcattcgacgtagaatcctgtctcgttgtttcctattgaaaattggccatatcggactatgggatcgaaaattataccatttttgcctttctcgtatactaagtatacggtaaaggctatatgatcgctccaaaaacaaactttttatagaaggcccggagacccatagtgttatacccaagtaacaccaagcattacaaaattgcacatatatcaatcacaaatcggcatgctaaatgctaattgcattagatctgttttaacgatgtgttgttgcatttatctatcaactgtcagacaacgatactctaaatcagcagtacgaatgcagcgatgcattactggtgctttatttcaacatgccaaagtaatgaaccattaattcgatcttataattgcccttttccactttaagtcaacttttagtgctgtgttttttacatgcatatatagcttcatggttacttgggtataccaatcgactcagttcgacgaattgaggtgatgtctgtgtgtgtgtgtgtgtgtgtgtgtgtgtgtatgtgtgtgtgtgtgtatgtgtgtgtgtgtgtgcgcaaaactactcaaaaaatgtcactcatttttcgggcacttatcctcaaccgatttgctcgcaaccaattgcattcgacgcagaatcctgtcccattgtttcctatttgaaattggccagatcggactatgagatcgagagttatggccaaaatacaaaatcatacgaaaaaatcgcgtaaaaaatgtcactcatttttcgggcacttatcctcaaccgatttgctcgcaacaagttgcattcgacgcagaatcctgtcccattgtttcctatttgaaattggctagatcggactatgggatcgagaattatggccaaaatacaaattcatacaaaaaaatcgcgtaaaaaatgtcactcatttttcgggcacttatcctcaaccgtttttctcgcaacaagttgcattcgacgcagaatcctgtcccattgtttcctatttgaaattggccaaatcgaactatgggatcgaaagttatggccaaagtacaaattcatacgaaaaaatcgcgtaaaaaatgtcactcatttttcgggcacttatcctcaaccgatttgctcgcaacaagttgcattcgacgcaaaatcctgtcccattgtttcctattttaaattggccagatcggactatgggatcgagagttatggccaaaatacaaattcatacgaaaaaatagcgtaaaaaatgtcactcatttttcaggcacttatcctaaaccgatttgctcacaacaagttgcattcgacgtagaatcctgtcccgttgtttcctattgaaaattggccatatcggactatgggatcgaaaattataccattttttatggaaaaatcgctaaaaaaatgtcacttatttttcatgcactcttcctcaaccgattagctcgcattaaatttcattcgacgcagaatgtctcatattttcttattgaaaattgtccagatcagactatgggcttagatgctctggtcaaattactatttattgtgaaaaagagttaaaaaaaagtctagctcacttttttagcacttagacttcatctactccccaagcaacacaagttcaacaaatctggttgcagtaaccatatagtgactgaatccggtcatatataagttactgtgattgatgtacaatatgtgtgcttctcaggtcgctcgcaacagattgcattcgacgcagaatcttgtcccattgtttcctatagaaacttggacgGATCGTACatttgggtcaaaagttatggcgaaaatactaattttaaaaccacaaaataaaatgtcattttttgctct
The nucleotide sequence above comes from Armigeres subalbatus isolate Guangzhou_Male chromosome 3, GZ_Asu_2, whole genome shotgun sequence. Encoded proteins:
- the LOC134226637 gene encoding nuclear RNA export factor 2-like, which translates into the protein MSSLDDQYNTFMEELEQKPDIRQLGFHHDDDDDDDPMRDVRAMAEADRRNNRRMKNPVALAGGSRTMENMEPDERMDTNLDAPISELNPNDMNRKVLAMRSGEMDITLEPEKALVYTCFNTTYDRASLNRADVWHQIMVHHDGKYQKEEILEALFTVISTDDFYPVAYRQHTNIDYFLVRLCSKALVKLFDKNLKLPMPGSSDPLKLTVKLNIAKYMQGQLFPNGKIFSAVAERCDNAGLYGFSNMLNLDNFRNHGDFEELCVFLGNRAHLELVCSSINRLDEVRAKINAIKLTNNSIAHISPLVAIKDLPIQTLDLRFNRIKHPASLRPLKGCSINELYIEGNGIVDVPGYMDVLKEYFPNMIKIDSTFLGAKPRKQQKVVAAANRVGGDDEVEVTSTAGEVFACLNGVVRNASDFKKYKFNTKWHQVIVSHDGRYDKGEILDNLFTMLDSYDFYPCYYKTYSKQDEFFVINCYEALAHLVQSKLAVKIKSSNEYISIVLKMDMAEFKDGQVVVEEKLNFALQDRFNDRCLDLCNFQQHLDRIKFVDFSVKSTRTLSSILTLAARKFGVACLILRLRNNKIRTLEALSSLISYPKLIALDLRFNDIRSFDDLQGVIKNKIKEIFLDNNPVCNAAESGIEYIRQIRTFFPGMEKLDGIPLLDNGNVNFSQNFICTPEAYKFTESFVKHYFSIYDSFQRSSLKDLYHPKAQFSMTSSFTQSKTMDSHQVRLNAYQGKSRNLLRLANIDRAISSLVVGSERIANVLVSFPKTEHDFYSFRVDTPIFRPECVVITVHGAFKEMANSLLSDDFVLGFTRTFYIQPCAKGLGIFEKAIEFKIYNDLFHMYNLTTYGRENVFKHHDEPEVADPFVPHSEERENTIIVFQELTRLNRKWCMRCLEESSWNLKVALNIFLKLYEEDRIPENGFDTMLAQKR
- the LOC134227536 gene encoding uncharacterized protein LOC134227536, whose protein sequence is MNYLSLLLIVTLATSATEADDSTTIPSDIEKLFNETTLPCTPHEVVNHACYFCKCNFHGNRQHCIYTCDPTTGRSVLPGSKICTENDKFRSGCKRCRCSKGQLFFNCFMADRCRQFS